One stretch of Streptomyces sp. NBC_00443 DNA includes these proteins:
- a CDS encoding vWA domain-containing protein, producing MKRYRTRRLNVTLLALTTAGALLLTGCGGSDGSDSGGYSADDANKGGGNSRGAFPAPESNRDYRHDDDQDENSRDFAPEPDLLSTFALDVDTASYGYARRTLAEGRLPDPSTVRPEEFVNSFRQDYDRPDGNGFSVTVDGARTDREDWSLVRVGLATRLASDHGERPPAALTFVIDISGSMAEPGRLDLAKDSLGVMTDRLRDDDSVAIVTFSDEAETVLPMTRVSDNRAEIHDAVASLEPTDSTNLGAGMETGYETAVEGLRKGATNRVVLVSDALANTGDTDADTILERISTERREHGITLFGVGVGSDYGDALMERLADKGDGHTVYVSDEDDAHEVFSRQLPQNIDLTARDAKAQVAFDPETVREFRLVGYDNRQVADEDFRNDSVDGGEIGPGHTVTALYAVRTEPGTEGHLATASVRWLDPKSRAPHEESGQLETGSLQDSVWNASPRFQVTATAAYFADALRLGDDRRPTLPGATGLAELADRADELATTTEDTAVRHLATAIHQATSLT from the coding sequence ATGAAGCGGTACCGAACACGAAGGCTGAACGTCACCCTGCTGGCGCTCACCACGGCGGGCGCCCTGCTGCTCACGGGATGCGGCGGGAGCGACGGCAGCGACAGCGGGGGCTACTCGGCGGACGACGCCAACAAGGGAGGCGGCAACAGCCGGGGCGCCTTCCCCGCCCCCGAATCCAACCGCGACTACCGGCACGACGACGACCAGGACGAGAACTCCCGCGACTTCGCGCCCGAGCCCGACCTCCTCTCCACCTTCGCCCTCGACGTCGACACCGCCTCCTACGGCTATGCCCGGCGCACCCTCGCCGAGGGCCGGCTGCCCGACCCGTCGACGGTCCGCCCCGAGGAGTTCGTCAACAGCTTCCGCCAGGACTACGACCGTCCCGACGGCAACGGCTTCTCGGTCACCGTCGACGGCGCCCGCACCGACCGCGAGGACTGGTCCCTGGTCCGCGTGGGCCTGGCCACCCGCCTTGCCTCCGACCACGGCGAACGCCCGCCCGCCGCCCTCACCTTCGTCATCGACATCTCCGGCTCCATGGCCGAACCGGGCCGCCTGGACCTCGCCAAGGACTCCCTCGGCGTCATGACGGACCGGCTGCGCGACGACGACTCGGTCGCCATCGTCACCTTCAGCGACGAGGCCGAGACGGTACTGCCGATGACCCGCGTCAGCGACAACCGCGCCGAGATCCACGACGCCGTCGCCAGCCTGGAACCCACGGACTCCACCAACCTGGGCGCGGGCATGGAGACGGGCTACGAAACGGCCGTCGAAGGCCTCCGCAAGGGCGCCACCAACCGCGTGGTCCTCGTCTCCGACGCCCTGGCCAACACGGGCGACACCGACGCGGACACCATCCTCGAACGCATCTCCACCGAGCGCCGCGAGCACGGCATCACGCTCTTCGGCGTCGGCGTCGGCAGCGACTACGGCGACGCCCTGATGGAACGCCTCGCCGACAAGGGCGACGGCCACACGGTGTACGTCTCCGACGAGGACGACGCCCACGAGGTCTTCAGCCGCCAACTCCCGCAGAACATCGACCTCACCGCCCGCGACGCCAAGGCCCAGGTCGCGTTCGACCCCGAGACGGTGCGGGAGTTCCGGCTCGTCGGCTACGACAACCGGCAGGTCGCCGACGAGGACTTCCGCAACGACAGCGTCGACGGCGGCGAGATCGGCCCCGGCCACACGGTCACCGCCCTCTACGCCGTCCGCACCGAGCCGGGCACGGAAGGGCACCTCGCCACGGCGAGCGTCCGCTGGCTCGACCCCAAGTCCCGGGCCCCGCACGAGGAGTCCGGCCAGCTGGAGACGGGCTCCCTCCAGGACTCCGTCTGGAACGCGAGCCCCCGCTTCCAGGTCACCGCCACGGCCGCCTACTTCGCCGACGCCCTCCGCCTCGGCGACGACCGCCGGCCCACCCTGCCCGGCGCCACCGGCCTCGCCGAACTGGCCGACCGGGCAGACGAGTTGGCCACGACCACGGAGGACACGGCCGTCCGCCACCTCGCAACAGCCATCCACCAGGCCACCAGCCTGACCTGA
- a CDS encoding AMP-dependent synthetase/ligase: protein MGVRKDLKRAKQRTDLMDRTRGQVVKDAEGVVREASTPPLAPHAQSGSIADLPFTNAAEDPDATVLRRPQPDGTWHPVTATAFAREVTAVAKGLIAAGVEQGDRVAVMSRTRYEWTVLDFAIWAAGAQTVPIYATSSADQVEWIVRDSGARHIVTETAENTTTVTTGTAAHPHPPHTWQLDADALADLITLGRDVPDEEVTKRRTALTPDTIATLCYTSGTTGKPKGCVLTHANLHAEAANTVELLHPVFKEVTRQTASTLLFLPLAHILGRTLQIACLMARIEIGHCPSIKPDELRPALRQFRPTFLVGVPYLFEKIHDTGRATAEKMGRAASFDRADRTAVRFGEAYLHKFLGTGKGPGLGLYAAWALYDLLVYRRVRKELGGRMRYAISGGSPLDRNLNLFFYAAGILVYEGYGLTETTAAATIVPPLSPRPGTVGRPVPGTAVRIADDGEVLIKGGIVFGSYWNNPAATDAVLKDDWFATGDLGALDEDGYLTITGRKKDILVTSGGKNVSPAVLEDRLRSRAPIGQCLVVGDNRPFVGALITLDPDAVSHWLAVRKMPADTPMSEVIKDPRMRADVQKAVDYANEAVSRAESIRAFALIEGEFNEDNGMLTPSLKVKRHAVTTAYAAEIEELYGN from the coding sequence ATGGGCGTACGCAAGGACCTGAAGCGAGCGAAGCAGCGCACCGATCTCATGGACCGCACCAGGGGCCAGGTCGTCAAGGACGCCGAAGGCGTGGTCCGCGAGGCGAGCACGCCGCCCCTCGCACCCCACGCGCAGTCCGGCAGCATCGCCGACCTCCCCTTCACCAACGCAGCCGAGGACCCCGACGCGACAGTCCTCCGCCGCCCCCAGCCCGACGGCACCTGGCACCCCGTCACCGCCACCGCCTTCGCCCGCGAAGTCACCGCCGTCGCCAAGGGACTGATAGCCGCGGGCGTGGAACAAGGCGACCGCGTAGCCGTGATGTCCCGCACCCGCTACGAGTGGACCGTCCTGGACTTCGCCATCTGGGCCGCCGGCGCGCAGACCGTCCCCATCTACGCCACCTCCTCCGCCGACCAGGTGGAGTGGATCGTCCGCGACTCCGGCGCCCGCCACATCGTCACGGAGACCGCCGAGAACACCACCACGGTGACGACAGGCACGGCCGCCCACCCCCACCCCCCGCACACCTGGCAGCTGGACGCGGACGCGCTCGCCGACCTCATCACCCTCGGCCGCGACGTCCCCGACGAGGAGGTCACCAAGCGCCGTACGGCCCTGACCCCGGACACCATCGCCACCCTCTGCTACACGTCCGGCACCACAGGCAAACCGAAGGGCTGCGTCCTCACCCACGCCAACCTGCACGCGGAAGCCGCCAACACGGTCGAACTGCTGCACCCCGTCTTCAAGGAGGTCACCCGCCAGACCGCCTCGACCCTCCTCTTCCTCCCCCTCGCCCACATCCTCGGCCGCACCCTCCAGATCGCCTGCCTGATGGCCCGCATCGAGATCGGCCACTGCCCGAGCATCAAGCCCGACGAACTCCGCCCGGCACTAAGGCAGTTCCGCCCGACGTTCCTCGTAGGAGTCCCGTACCTCTTCGAGAAGATCCACGACACCGGCCGCGCGACGGCGGAGAAGATGGGCCGCGCCGCCTCCTTCGACCGCGCCGACCGCACAGCCGTCCGCTTCGGCGAGGCCTACCTGCACAAGTTCCTCGGCACGGGCAAGGGCCCCGGCCTCGGCCTCTACGCCGCCTGGGCGCTGTACGACCTCCTGGTCTACCGCCGGGTCCGCAAGGAACTCGGCGGCCGCATGCGTTACGCCATCAGCGGCGGCTCCCCCCTCGATCGCAACCTCAACCTGTTCTTCTACGCCGCCGGAATCCTCGTCTACGAGGGCTACGGCCTGACGGAGACGACCGCCGCCGCCACCATCGTCCCGCCCCTGAGTCCCCGCCCCGGCACGGTCGGCCGGCCCGTCCCCGGCACCGCCGTCCGCATCGCCGACGACGGTGAGGTACTCATCAAGGGCGGCATCGTCTTCGGCTCGTACTGGAACAACCCGGCCGCCACCGACGCCGTCCTGAAGGACGACTGGTTCGCCACCGGCGACCTCGGCGCCCTCGACGAGGACGGCTACCTCACGATCACCGGCCGCAAGAAGGACATCCTCGTCACCTCCGGCGGCAAGAACGTCTCCCCGGCCGTCCTGGAGGACCGCCTGCGCAGCCGCGCGCCGATCGGCCAGTGCCTCGTCGTCGGCGACAACCGTCCCTTCGTCGGTGCCCTGATCACCCTCGACCCGGACGCGGTGAGCCACTGGCTCGCCGTACGCAAGATGCCCGCCGACACCCCGATGTCCGAGGTGATCAAGGACCCCCGGATGCGCGCCGATGTCCAGAAGGCCGTCGACTACGCCAACGAGGCCGTCTCCCGCGCGGAGTCGATCCGCGCCTTCGCCCTGATCGAGGGCGAGTTCAACGAGGACAACGGCATGCTCACCCCGTCCCTGAAGGTCAAGCGGCATGCGGTGACGACGGCGTACGCGGCCGAGATCGAGGAGCTGTACGGCAACTGA
- a CDS encoding GNAT family N-acetyltransferase, producing the protein MTGDGRALSVDVCTDERAFGELAKDWERLRGACPSATAFQSHAWLHSWWLSYGRPGRLRVVLVRRHGELVAAAPLMRVHHPLPALVPIGGTITDFCDVLIDGEEAAPGAGALADALAGLARTALIDFGEVRPGGAMERVYLCWRGPRHRMNDSVCLDLPAVPMTELIGRLPTGRARRIRSKVNQFTRLGIEWRVARHDETEAALRRLLELHRKQWQGRQVTSEHLRPRFLEHLVRAAVPMARSGAAVATEFLLEGTVVAVNLTLLSGRLTGMYMYGFDPLLRERRVDVATMLLHAATRDLDSGGQLAPDSVRTLSLLRGEESYKYRWCPETIVNQRFLLARRRTAPLLAAAVAEAATRRRAKRLLRRDAAAVEGAEGGGAAAT; encoded by the coding sequence GTGACCGGGGACGGGCGCGCGCTGTCGGTGGACGTCTGCACCGACGAGCGCGCCTTCGGAGAGCTGGCCAAGGACTGGGAACGACTGCGCGGGGCATGCCCGTCCGCGACGGCGTTCCAGAGCCACGCCTGGCTGCACTCGTGGTGGCTGTCGTACGGCAGACCCGGCCGGCTGCGGGTCGTCCTGGTCCGCAGGCACGGTGAACTGGTGGCGGCGGCCCCGCTGATGCGGGTGCACCACCCGCTGCCGGCGCTGGTGCCGATCGGCGGCACCATCACCGACTTCTGCGATGTGCTCATCGACGGGGAGGAGGCAGCACCGGGCGCCGGGGCACTGGCCGACGCCCTGGCCGGCCTGGCGCGTACCGCCCTGATCGACTTCGGTGAGGTGCGGCCGGGCGGTGCGATGGAGCGGGTCTACCTGTGCTGGCGCGGCCCGCGGCACCGGATGAACGACTCGGTGTGCCTGGACCTGCCAGCCGTCCCCATGACCGAGCTGATCGGGCGGCTGCCGACGGGGCGGGCACGGCGGATCCGCAGCAAGGTGAACCAGTTCACCCGGCTCGGCATCGAATGGCGCGTCGCCCGCCACGATGAGACCGAGGCCGCGCTGCGCCGGCTCCTCGAACTGCACCGCAAGCAGTGGCAGGGCAGACAGGTGACGTCGGAGCACCTGCGGCCGAGGTTCCTGGAGCACCTGGTCCGGGCGGCGGTCCCGATGGCCCGGTCCGGTGCGGCGGTGGCGACGGAGTTCCTGCTCGAAGGCACGGTCGTGGCAGTCAATCTGACCCTGCTTTCGGGCCGCCTGACGGGCATGTACATGTACGGCTTCGACCCGCTGCTGCGGGAGCGCAGGGTGGACGTGGCGACGATGCTGCTGCACGCGGCCACCCGGGATCTGGACTCGGGCGGGCAGCTCGCGCCCGACTCCGTGCGGACCCTGAGCCTGCTGCGCGGGGAGGAGTCGTACAAGTACCGCTGGTGTCCCGAGACCATCGTCAACCAGCGGTTCCTGCTGGCCCGGCGCCGCACCGCCCCACTCCTGGCAGCGGCTGTGGCCGAGGCGGCGACGCGGCGCCGGGCCAAGAGGCTCCTGCGGCGCGACGCCGCGGCGGTGGAGGGGGCGGAGGGGGGTGGCGCCGCGGCCACGTGA
- a CDS encoding lipopolysaccharide biosynthesis protein, producing MTDNPEEGARPFDRTRARMTRLSSWWWLPAAALVGAAAGGAYGQLRPPQYTATSSVVAVPNGTTEADCTDALGFAQAYGRVATQLAVLSDAQMWAGVPVSTLRENVEVATSPDAPMVAISATSSKPGQAVDIANAVSRALITEADHTKARTGIRLERLSRALKPTDPSSASPALTSLVGASAGGLLGGLVLLARPRRTPDGDDDDRSRASVPGPAGAADARGTLG from the coding sequence ATGACTGACAACCCCGAAGAGGGTGCCCGGCCCTTCGACCGCACGCGCGCACGCATGACGCGGCTGTCCTCGTGGTGGTGGCTGCCGGCCGCCGCACTGGTCGGCGCCGCGGCAGGTGGCGCGTACGGCCAGCTCAGGCCGCCGCAGTACACGGCCACGAGCTCCGTCGTCGCCGTGCCGAACGGCACCACCGAGGCCGACTGCACCGACGCGCTCGGCTTCGCGCAGGCGTACGGCCGCGTGGCCACCCAGCTCGCCGTGCTCTCGGACGCGCAGATGTGGGCGGGCGTGCCCGTCTCGACGCTGCGCGAGAACGTGGAGGTGGCGACCTCGCCGGACGCGCCGATGGTCGCGATCTCGGCAACTTCGTCGAAGCCCGGCCAGGCCGTCGACATCGCCAACGCCGTGTCCCGCGCGCTGATCACCGAGGCGGACCACACCAAGGCCCGCACCGGCATCCGCCTCGAGCGCCTCTCCCGTGCGCTGAAGCCCACCGATCCGTCCTCCGCGTCACCGGCACTGACCTCGCTGGTGGGCGCGAGCGCCGGTGGCCTGCTGGGCGGCCTCGTGCTGCTGGCCCGGCCCCGGCGGACGCCGGACGGGGACGACGACGACCGCAGCCGCGCCTCCGTACCCGGACCGGCCGGCGCCGCTGACGCGCGCGGGACGCTTGGGTGA
- a CDS encoding glycosyltransferase: MRALHVITGLGVGGAEQQLRLLLRHLPAQCDVVALTNPGPVAAGLAADGVRVTHLGMDGNRDLGALPRLARLIRAGRYDLVHTHLYRACLYGRIAARLAGVGTVVATEHSIGDTRLEGRPLTTGVRALYLAGERLGHTTVAVSPTVAERLRDWGVPGPRIRVIPNGIDAPRFRYDEVRRKEARAFHGLPPDAYVVGGVGRLTPGKRFDLLVQALPRLPGDVRLLLVGGGPEEAALVRTARALGVVDRVVLAGERPYLPGPGDEAPGLVALLSAMDVLASPSPQESFGLAVVEALAAGLPVLYASCPAVEDLPPDAAPGARRVRGGAEAYARELLRLRAAGPAERTVPEVVHRYDIERTARQLMDLYTDVLSGSNLEASSS, encoded by the coding sequence GTGAGGGCCCTGCACGTCATCACCGGCCTCGGCGTGGGCGGAGCGGAGCAGCAGTTGCGCCTGCTGCTCCGGCATCTCCCCGCGCAGTGCGACGTGGTGGCACTGACCAATCCCGGCCCGGTCGCCGCGGGCCTGGCCGCCGACGGGGTCCGCGTCACCCACCTCGGGATGGACGGCAACCGCGACCTCGGCGCGCTGCCCCGGCTCGCCCGGCTGATCCGCGCCGGGCGCTACGACCTGGTGCACACCCACCTGTACCGGGCCTGTCTCTACGGCCGGATCGCGGCGCGGCTCGCGGGAGTCGGGACCGTCGTGGCCACGGAGCACTCGATCGGCGACACCCGCCTGGAGGGCCGCCCGCTGACCACCGGTGTCCGCGCGCTGTACCTGGCAGGCGAGCGCCTCGGCCACACCACCGTGGCCGTCTCGCCGACGGTGGCCGAGCGGCTGCGGGACTGGGGCGTGCCCGGGCCGCGTATCCGGGTCATCCCGAACGGCATCGACGCGCCCCGTTTCCGCTACGACGAGGTGCGCCGCAAGGAGGCCCGGGCGTTCCACGGGCTGCCGCCGGACGCGTACGTCGTCGGCGGGGTGGGACGTCTGACGCCGGGCAAGCGCTTCGACCTGCTGGTGCAGGCGCTGCCCCGACTTCCCGGCGACGTACGGCTGCTGCTGGTCGGCGGTGGCCCGGAGGAGGCGGCGCTGGTGCGTACCGCGCGGGCGCTGGGCGTCGTGGACCGGGTGGTGCTGGCGGGCGAGCGGCCGTATCTGCCGGGGCCCGGCGACGAAGCGCCCGGACTGGTCGCCCTGCTGTCCGCCATGGACGTGCTCGCCTCGCCGTCGCCGCAGGAGTCCTTCGGCCTGGCCGTGGTGGAGGCACTGGCGGCCGGACTGCCCGTGCTGTACGCGAGCTGCCCCGCCGTCGAGGACCTGCCGCCGGACGCGGCACCCGGTGCCCGGCGCGTCCGGGGCGGCGCCGAGGCGTACGCGCGGGAACTGCTGCGGCTGCGGGCTGCGGGACCGGCCGAGCGGACCGTCCCGGAGGTGGTCCACCGCTACGACATCGAGCGCACCGCACGCCAACTGATGGATCTGTACACGGACGTTCTGTCCGGCTCGAACCTGGAAGCGAGTTCCTCATGA
- a CDS encoding polysaccharide deacetylase family protein: MVADISAAPRADAPDTETAVGGRPRRRAAAWVAMYHSVSDCPDDPYNITVTPERLDRQLGWLAGRGLRGVSVRELLAARARGTERGLVGLTFDDGYTDFVTTAMPLLRRRGFTATVFVLSGLLGGENSWERTGPRKPLLDVDDVQRAAAAGMEIASHGLTHVDLTMATDQVLHTEVNDSRRRLAAITGGDVEGFCYPYGFLDQRATDAVRLAGYRYACAIAPGPAGSGDFALPRIHMGQADTSVRLELKRRLARVHGRALEAV, from the coding sequence ATGGTCGCTGACATCTCCGCCGCGCCCCGCGCGGACGCACCCGATACCGAAACAGCCGTGGGGGGACGCCCGAGACGGCGTGCCGCCGCCTGGGTGGCCATGTACCACTCGGTCTCGGACTGCCCGGACGACCCGTACAACATCACCGTCACACCGGAGCGACTGGACAGACAGCTCGGCTGGCTGGCCGGCCGCGGCCTGCGGGGGGTGAGCGTGCGGGAGTTGCTCGCGGCGCGCGCCCGGGGCACGGAGCGCGGCCTAGTGGGGCTCACCTTCGACGACGGGTACACCGACTTCGTCACCACGGCCATGCCGTTGCTGCGCCGCCGGGGCTTCACCGCCACCGTGTTCGTGCTGTCCGGGCTGCTCGGCGGCGAGAACAGCTGGGAGCGCACCGGCCCGCGCAAGCCGCTGCTCGACGTGGACGACGTCCAACGCGCCGCGGCCGCAGGCATGGAGATCGCCTCGCACGGGCTGACCCACGTCGATCTGACCATGGCGACCGACCAGGTGCTGCACACCGAGGTCAACGACAGCCGGCGCCGGCTCGCCGCCATCACCGGCGGCGACGTCGAGGGCTTCTGCTACCCGTACGGCTTCCTCGACCAGCGTGCCACCGACGCCGTGCGCCTGGCCGGCTACCGCTACGCCTGCGCCATCGCCCCCGGCCCGGCCGGCTCCGGCGACTTCGCGCTGCCCCGCATCCACATGGGGCAGGCGGACACCTCGGTGCGGCTGGAGCTGAAGCGACGGCTGGCCCGGGTCCACGGCCGTGCTCTGGAGGCCGTGTGA
- the murJ gene encoding murein biosynthesis integral membrane protein MurJ has translation MTAHPATTGGAPDRAPEAEGALAPDGGGVAGSTGSSDPRPVGDRPHNTADTQAPYPPGRGPGTDSPLRPDDRPVTAVAADTPAVPESRREALAARRASAPSGRFLARATLLSAALAMAAALLGLGRDQALAQLFGAGAETDAFLVAWTLPEMASTLLIEDGMAFVLVPAFSMALARRARGSGGPDPVQALVAASLPRLCLVLAGTAAALAAGAPLLVSVLAPGLPDPSLAVSCTRLTATCVLSFGLAGYCSAALRAHRNYLAPGAIYIAYNIAIITTMLVIGESWGVRSAALGVAIGGCLMAVVQAPSLWRRIAGRDERSATASVAEYDGDRGRSIVPALVCAVLLFALCRQSQVLIERYFASGLPAGAISHLNYAQKIAQLPMSLSMMVCVVTFPVVARAIAEGDTRRAGDRVERDLALMAGIVLLGAAVVVACAPQIVQLLFQRGAFTAQDTAATAAVMRVYAVGLLGHTLVGALVRSYFSTGRITWFPLGAMGAGALATVVISAWAVDPWGVRGIAAANAVGITLTALLLLHGLGPRAVPVHMRRVVAELARLVYAAVCAGGAGLLCAELFDSPAAAVAACCMCVTGVFLLLARLLDAAGVRSLLLPVTHFVRSSVTRKPRHGR, from the coding sequence ATGACCGCCCACCCGGCGACGACGGGGGGCGCCCCCGACCGCGCCCCCGAAGCCGAGGGCGCCCTTGCGCCGGACGGCGGCGGCGTCGCCGGCTCCACCGGCAGCAGCGACCCACGACCGGTCGGGGACCGTCCTCACAACACGGCGGACACGCAGGCCCCCTACCCACCGGGCCGCGGCCCCGGCACCGACAGCCCACTCCGGCCGGACGACCGCCCCGTCACCGCGGTCGCCGCCGATACCCCGGCCGTTCCCGAGAGCCGCCGCGAAGCCCTCGCCGCCCGCCGGGCCAGCGCTCCCTCGGGACGGTTTCTCGCCAGGGCGACCTTGTTGTCGGCCGCGTTGGCGATGGCCGCGGCGCTTCTGGGGCTCGGGCGGGATCAGGCGCTTGCGCAGCTGTTCGGGGCCGGGGCGGAGACCGACGCGTTTCTGGTGGCCTGGACGCTGCCGGAGATGGCGTCGACGCTGCTGATCGAGGACGGAATGGCGTTCGTGCTGGTGCCGGCGTTCAGCATGGCGCTGGCTCGCCGGGCGCGCGGGAGCGGTGGGCCCGACCCCGTGCAGGCTCTGGTCGCCGCCTCGTTGCCGCGGCTGTGCCTCGTCCTCGCCGGTACGGCCGCCGCGCTCGCGGCCGGGGCGCCGCTGCTGGTCTCCGTCCTCGCGCCCGGCCTGCCCGACCCGTCCCTGGCCGTGTCCTGCACCAGGCTGACCGCGACCTGCGTCCTGAGCTTCGGGCTCGCCGGGTACTGCAGTGCGGCGCTGCGGGCCCACCGCAACTACCTCGCGCCGGGCGCGATCTACATCGCGTACAACATCGCGATCATCACGACGATGCTCGTCATCGGCGAGAGCTGGGGCGTACGGTCCGCCGCGCTCGGTGTCGCGATCGGCGGGTGCCTCATGGCCGTCGTACAGGCACCGTCGCTGTGGCGGCGGATCGCCGGGCGGGACGAGCGGTCCGCGACCGCGTCCGTGGCCGAGTACGACGGGGACCGTGGCCGGTCGATCGTGCCTGCCCTCGTCTGCGCCGTGCTGCTCTTCGCGCTGTGCCGGCAGTCGCAGGTGCTCATCGAGCGGTACTTCGCCTCCGGGCTGCCCGCCGGTGCCATCTCGCACCTCAACTACGCCCAGAAGATCGCCCAGTTGCCGATGTCGCTGTCCATGATGGTGTGCGTCGTCACCTTCCCGGTGGTGGCGCGGGCCATCGCCGAGGGCGACACGCGGCGGGCCGGGGACCGGGTCGAGCGGGACCTGGCGCTGATGGCCGGCATCGTGCTGCTCGGCGCCGCCGTGGTCGTGGCCTGCGCGCCGCAGATCGTCCAACTGCTCTTCCAGCGCGGTGCGTTCACGGCGCAGGACACCGCCGCGACCGCCGCAGTCATGCGGGTGTACGCGGTCGGACTGCTCGGGCACACGCTGGTGGGGGCGCTGGTGCGGTCGTACTTCTCGACCGGCCGGATCACCTGGTTCCCGCTGGGCGCGATGGGCGCGGGCGCGCTCGCCACGGTCGTCATCAGCGCCTGGGCGGTGGACCCGTGGGGGGTGCGCGGCATCGCCGCGGCCAACGCCGTCGGCATCACCCTCACCGCGCTGCTCCTGCTGCACGGGCTGGGGCCCCGCGCCGTGCCCGTGCACATGCGACGGGTCGTCGCCGAACTGGCCCGGCTGGTGTACGCGGCCGTGTGCGCGGGCGGGGCGGGACTCCTCTGCGCGGAGCTGTTCGACTCGCCCGCGGCGGCCGTCGCCGCCTGCTGCATGTGCGTGACCGGTGTGTTCCTGCTGCTGGCCCGGCTCCTCGACGCGGCCGGCGTCCGGTCCCTCCTGCTTCCCGTCACGCACTTCGTCCGTAGCTCCGTCACACGAAAGCCTCGCCATGGTCGCTGA
- a CDS encoding O-antigen ligase family protein produces the protein MTLPWPALRRVRSVLPVLPVVAVVVLLGLPVTPGRAATPADAASALAVLCAVVHAVRQARAPLTRTAAVVFGLPVVGIAVAAAGAVSTGDAVAGLARYLQVFVLVPIAVMLLVRDRQGARLALWSLVGLALWQGGIGVRQYLTGTGASYQGADIRAVGTFGPSDVMGMATVVSLGVVAAVGLALGTKARRQQVLATVCALALLLPLALSFSRGAWIATALTCAALLLLAGVRRAAKVFAAAAAVCVVLVGGLGLGASALQERLTSITQVADAPDQSVVDRYTMWAAAGDMWSGHPVTGVGLKAFPAHRDGHASLALSSGSETGGAGQAFRRQPLLSPHNMYLLVLSEQGLLGLITVAGSWLALLLFALRRLRRTVRARDCALPACGLLLWQLVNFLYADIGGPATILTGVCLGLAAWWALARDGAPTAEAGPR, from the coding sequence ATCACGCTGCCGTGGCCGGCCCTGCGCCGGGTCCGGTCCGTCCTGCCCGTGCTGCCGGTCGTGGCGGTCGTCGTCCTGCTGGGGCTTCCCGTCACGCCGGGCAGGGCCGCGACGCCCGCCGACGCCGCCTCCGCACTGGCCGTGCTGTGTGCCGTCGTCCACGCCGTACGGCAGGCGCGGGCGCCGCTGACGCGGACGGCCGCGGTGGTGTTCGGGCTGCCCGTGGTGGGCATCGCGGTCGCCGCGGCGGGGGCGGTGAGCACCGGTGACGCGGTCGCCGGACTGGCGCGCTATCTGCAGGTCTTCGTGCTGGTCCCGATCGCTGTGATGCTGCTGGTGCGCGACCGGCAGGGCGCCCGGCTGGCGCTGTGGTCGCTGGTCGGCCTCGCGCTGTGGCAGGGCGGGATCGGCGTGCGCCAGTACCTCACCGGGACCGGGGCGTCGTATCAGGGAGCCGACATCCGGGCGGTGGGCACGTTCGGTCCGTCCGACGTGATGGGGATGGCGACCGTCGTGTCGCTCGGGGTGGTGGCCGCGGTCGGGCTCGCTCTCGGGACGAAGGCGCGGCGGCAGCAGGTCCTGGCGACCGTGTGCGCGCTGGCGCTGCTCCTGCCGCTCGCGCTGTCCTTCAGCCGGGGGGCCTGGATCGCGACGGCGCTCACCTGCGCGGCGCTGCTGTTGCTGGCCGGGGTGCGGCGGGCGGCGAAGGTGTTCGCGGCGGCGGCCGCGGTCTGCGTGGTGCTGGTGGGCGGGCTCGGTCTGGGCGCGTCGGCGTTGCAGGAGCGGCTGACCAGCATCACTCAGGTCGCCGACGCGCCGGACCAGTCGGTCGTCGACCGCTACACCATGTGGGCTGCGGCGGGCGACATGTGGAGCGGACACCCGGTGACGGGCGTGGGGCTGAAGGCCTTTCCCGCCCACCGGGACGGCCACGCCTCGCTCGCGCTGTCGTCCGGCAGCGAGACGGGGGGAGCGGGCCAGGCCTTCCGGCGCCAGCCGCTGCTCTCCCCGCACAACATGTACCTGCTGGTCCTCAGCGAGCAGGGCCTGCTGGGCCTGATCACGGTGGCGGGCAGCTGGCTGGCCCTGCTGCTGTTCGCACTGCGCCGCCTGCGCCGCACCGTTCGCGCCCGCGACTGCGCACTCCCGGCCTGCGGCCTGCTGCTCTGGCAGCTCGTCAACTTCCTGTACGCCGACATCGGCGGCCCCGCGACCATCCTGACCGGGGTCTGCCTGGGCCTCGCGGCCTGGTGGGCCCTGGCACGGGACGGGGCGCCGACAGCGGAAGCGGGCCCGCGATGA